One Lepus europaeus isolate LE1 chromosome 7, mLepTim1.pri, whole genome shotgun sequence DNA segment encodes these proteins:
- the CCDC86 gene encoding coiled-coil domain-containing protein 86, with protein sequence MDTPLRRSRRLRGLNPESTERLTSLSQVRRALVEVESDGGETREPESLQGVLQPGPSSPRHRQEASPGSPSPRQDAGLGCPQGRPEPGPQSPPRQQDAGLASPRRQPELTPEPPQRQPKPCGKAPGFSQCQGELDSTLAQSREDLTPGSSRLQPQLGPESPEPHPGQQAPGPEPSRPLQERLPQAPGSPRGQREPSQPPAAGETVTAGPWGKKQHGSSAQGPASKKLKEEIPVIPKGKPKSGRVWKDRSKKRFSQMVQDKPLRTSWQRKMKERQERKLTKEFARHLEEEKEQRRQEKKQRRAENLKRRLENERKAEVVQVIRNPAKLKRAKKKQLRSIEKRDTLALLQKPPPQRPAAKV encoded by the exons ATGGATACACCACTTAGGCGCAGCCGGCGACTCAGGGGCCTAAACCCTGAGTCCACCGAGCGCCTCACGTCACTTTCGCAGGTGAGACGGGCCCTTGTGGAGGTCGAGTCGGACGGAGGAGAAACGAGGGAGCCTGAGTCTCTTCAGGGTGTGCTGCAGCCCGGCCCATCGTCTCCTCGACATCGGCAGGAGGCAAGCCCAGGATCACCCAGTCCGCGGCAGGATGCGGGCTTGGGGTGCCCTCAGGGGCGGCCGGAGCCTGGCCCACAGTCACCCCCGCGTCAGCAAGACGCAGGCCTGGCATCTCCTCGAAGGCAGCCGGAGTTGACTCCCGAACCCCCCCAGCGTCAGCCAAAGCCATGTGGGAAAGCACCAGGGTTCTCCCAGTGCCAAGGAGAGCTGGACTCGACCTTGGCCCAGAGTAGGGAGGACCTGACCCCGGGGTCTTCCCGGttgcagccacagctgggcccagAATCACCAGAGCCGCACCCTGGTCAGCAGGCGCCGGGTCCGGAGCCCTCGCGGCCACTGCAGGAGCGGTTACCGCAGGCGCCAGGCTCCCCCCGCGGCCAGCGCGAGCCAAGCCAGCCCCCTGCGGCCGGGGAGACGGTGACAGCCGGCCCCTGGGGAAAGAAGCAACACGGTTCCTCGGCCCAGGGCCCAGCGTCCAAGAAGCTGAAGGAGGAGATCCCTGTCATCCCGAAGGGGAAGCCGAAATCCGGACGGGTGTGGAAGGACCGCTCCAAGAAGAG GTTCTCCCAGATGGTTCAGGACAAGCCCCTGCGCACCTCCTGGCAGCGCAAGATGAAGGAGCGGCAGGAGAGGAAGCTGACCAAGGAGTTTGCCCGGCacctggaggaggagaaggagcagcGTCGCCAG GAGAAGAAACAGCGCCGGGCTGAGAACCTGAAACGGCGCCTGGAGAATGAGCGGAAGGCAGAGGTCGTCCAAGTG ATCCGAAACCCGGCCAAGCTCAAGCGGGCCAAGAAGAAGCAGCTGCGCTCCATTGAGAAGCGGGACACCCTGGCCCTGCTGCAGAAGCCGCCGCCGCAGCGGCCAGCCGCCAAGGTCTGA